The following proteins are encoded in a genomic region of Sesamum indicum cultivar Zhongzhi No. 13 linkage group LG8, S_indicum_v1.0, whole genome shotgun sequence:
- the LOC105169533 gene encoding probable receptor-like protein kinase At1g49730 isoform X2 encodes MALYGAAALLGLLLARVFLGMRLSVPLVAAALDCPLDLSRSNFTLAASLCSKQEDRGKCCRYINALVAISVSRYANATSNLGVTSDLSDLCLRTISRTFQLYGVTRNATVFCGFGTKIPVRYECHGQSTVTQMLQSPKFGDVTENCKVPLSGDDRCRKCLNAGILYLRNLLGPVDNVTLSTCRDATFTALTSQVDYISTIDIASCFFGVQGLITPTGLSPPLLPPPTSVSPPAAASPSQLSLTAPLKENRHRYHLTLVPGIGIAVTAIAIALIAVFIVLIHRKSRELENTDMNDETSTKAMALPARKFQDGPSFMFRKFSYKETKKATNNFGTVIGQGGFGIVYKAEFPDGMVAAVKRMSKVSEQAEDDFCRELELLARLHHRHLVALRGFCIERHERFLMYEFMANGSLKDHLHAQGRTPLSWRTRIQIAIDVANALEYLHFYCDPPLCHRDIKSSNILLDENFVAKVADFGLAHASKDGSICFEPVNTDIRGTPEQLHPCISELH; translated from the exons ATGGCGCTGTACGGAGCGGCGGCGTTGCTTGGTCTACTGCTAGCAAGGGTTTTTCTTGGAATGCGACTTTCTGTACCGCTGGTGGCTGCTGCTCTTG ATTGTCCGTTGGACTTGAGTAGGTCTAATTTCACACTGGCAGCCTCCCTGTGCTCCAAACAGGAAGATAGAGGAAAATGCTGTCGTTACATCAATGCCTTGGTTGCTATTTCTGTCTCCCGTTATGCAAATGCTACAAGTAACTTAGGGGTTACTTCAGATTTATCTGACCTCTGCCTCCGTACCATATCCAGAACTTTTCAGCTTTATGGGGTAACAAGAAATGCAACAGTTTTCTGTGGCTTCGGGACGAAAATACCTGTAAGGTATGAGTGCCACGGTCAATCAACTGTTACCCAAATGCTCCAGTCTCCAAAATTCGGTGATGTTACTGAAAATTGCAAAGTGCCTCTGTCGGGGGATGATAGGTGTCGGAAATGCTTGAATGCTGGTATCCTATATCTTCGGAATCTACTAGGGCCTGTAGATAATGTGACATTGAGTACTTGTAGAGATGCAACTTTTACTGCTCTTACCAGCCAAGTCGATTATATATCAACTATTGACATTGCGAGCTGTTTCTTTGGGGTTCAAGGTCTTATTACTCCAACAG GATTGTCCCCGCCATTACTTCCACCTCCAACATCTGTCAGTCCACCAGCTGCTGCTAGTCCTTCTCAACTTTCCCTGACTGCACCTCTGAAGGAAAATCGCCATCGTTACCACCTCACACTGGTTCCAGGCATTGGGATTGCAGTTACAGCAATAGCCATCGCACTGATTGCAGTATTTATCGTCCTTATTCATAGGAAAAGCAGAGAACTGGAGAATACTGATATGAATGATGAAACATCCACAAAAGCCATGGCTCTTCCTGCAAGAAAGTTTCAGGATG GTCCATCCTTCATGTTCAGAAAATTCAGCTATAAAGAGACGAAGAAAGCAACAAACAACTTTGGCACTGTTATTGGACAAGGAGGATTTGGGATTGTGTATAAAGCCGAGTTTCCAGATGGTATGGTTGCAGCCGTGAAGCGGATGAGCAAAGTTTCGGAGCAGGCTGAGGATGATTTTTGTAGAGAACTAGAGCTCCTTGCTCGACTGCACCATCGTCATCTTGTGGCTCTGAGAGGCTTTTGTATAGAAAGGCATGAGAg GTTTCtaatgtatgaatttatggcaAACGGGAGCTTAAAGGATCATCTCCACG CACAAGGTAGAACTCCTCTGAGCTGGCGCACAAGAATTCAAATTGCAATTGATGTCGCAAATGCACTG GAATACCTCCATTTCTATTGTGACCCTCCTTTATGCCATAGAGATATTAAGTCAAGCAATATATTACTTGACGAGAACTTCGTTGCTAAG GTTGCTGATTTTGGCCTTGCACATGCTTCGAAAGATGGTTCCATTTGCTTTGAACCTGTGAACACCGACATACGGGGAACCCCAG AACAATTACACCCCTGTATTTCTGAGTTACATTAA
- the LOC105169533 gene encoding probable receptor-like protein kinase At1g49730 isoform X1, which translates to MALYGAAALLGLLLARVFLGMRLSVPLVAAALDCPLDLSRSNFTLAASLCSKQEDRGKCCRYINALVAISVSRYANATSNLGVTSDLSDLCLRTISRTFQLYGVTRNATVFCGFGTKIPVRYECHGQSTVTQMLQSPKFGDVTENCKVPLSGDDRCRKCLNAGILYLRNLLGPVDNVTLSTCRDATFTALTSQVDYISTIDIASCFFGVQGLITPTGLSPPLLPPPTSVSPPAAASPSQLSLTAPLKENRHRYHLTLVPGIGIAVTAIAIALIAVFIVLIHRKSRELENTDMNDETSTKAMALPARKFQDGPSFMFRKFSYKETKKATNNFGTVIGQGGFGIVYKAEFPDGMVAAVKRMSKVSEQAEDDFCRELELLARLHHRHLVALRGFCIERHERFLMYEFMANGSLKDHLHAQGRTPLSWRTRIQIAIDVANALEYLHFYCDPPLCHRDIKSSNILLDENFVAKVADFGLAHASKDGSICFEPVNTDIRGTPGYLDPEYVITQELTEKSDVYSYGVVLLELITGRRAIQDNKNLVEWSQVYLASESSRLTEFVDTFLGDAFDFDQLQTLVAIVRWCTQREGRARPSIKQVLRLLYESSDPLHSGFVEAVEDEECEETESRGRKSRGKSMFFSGDGRCLASSSSTSRSYCSRSFLLEMGSPQSPHNIPSL; encoded by the exons ATGGCGCTGTACGGAGCGGCGGCGTTGCTTGGTCTACTGCTAGCAAGGGTTTTTCTTGGAATGCGACTTTCTGTACCGCTGGTGGCTGCTGCTCTTG ATTGTCCGTTGGACTTGAGTAGGTCTAATTTCACACTGGCAGCCTCCCTGTGCTCCAAACAGGAAGATAGAGGAAAATGCTGTCGTTACATCAATGCCTTGGTTGCTATTTCTGTCTCCCGTTATGCAAATGCTACAAGTAACTTAGGGGTTACTTCAGATTTATCTGACCTCTGCCTCCGTACCATATCCAGAACTTTTCAGCTTTATGGGGTAACAAGAAATGCAACAGTTTTCTGTGGCTTCGGGACGAAAATACCTGTAAGGTATGAGTGCCACGGTCAATCAACTGTTACCCAAATGCTCCAGTCTCCAAAATTCGGTGATGTTACTGAAAATTGCAAAGTGCCTCTGTCGGGGGATGATAGGTGTCGGAAATGCTTGAATGCTGGTATCCTATATCTTCGGAATCTACTAGGGCCTGTAGATAATGTGACATTGAGTACTTGTAGAGATGCAACTTTTACTGCTCTTACCAGCCAAGTCGATTATATATCAACTATTGACATTGCGAGCTGTTTCTTTGGGGTTCAAGGTCTTATTACTCCAACAG GATTGTCCCCGCCATTACTTCCACCTCCAACATCTGTCAGTCCACCAGCTGCTGCTAGTCCTTCTCAACTTTCCCTGACTGCACCTCTGAAGGAAAATCGCCATCGTTACCACCTCACACTGGTTCCAGGCATTGGGATTGCAGTTACAGCAATAGCCATCGCACTGATTGCAGTATTTATCGTCCTTATTCATAGGAAAAGCAGAGAACTGGAGAATACTGATATGAATGATGAAACATCCACAAAAGCCATGGCTCTTCCTGCAAGAAAGTTTCAGGATG GTCCATCCTTCATGTTCAGAAAATTCAGCTATAAAGAGACGAAGAAAGCAACAAACAACTTTGGCACTGTTATTGGACAAGGAGGATTTGGGATTGTGTATAAAGCCGAGTTTCCAGATGGTATGGTTGCAGCCGTGAAGCGGATGAGCAAAGTTTCGGAGCAGGCTGAGGATGATTTTTGTAGAGAACTAGAGCTCCTTGCTCGACTGCACCATCGTCATCTTGTGGCTCTGAGAGGCTTTTGTATAGAAAGGCATGAGAg GTTTCtaatgtatgaatttatggcaAACGGGAGCTTAAAGGATCATCTCCACG CACAAGGTAGAACTCCTCTGAGCTGGCGCACAAGAATTCAAATTGCAATTGATGTCGCAAATGCACTG GAATACCTCCATTTCTATTGTGACCCTCCTTTATGCCATAGAGATATTAAGTCAAGCAATATATTACTTGACGAGAACTTCGTTGCTAAG GTTGCTGATTTTGGCCTTGCACATGCTTCGAAAGATGGTTCCATTTGCTTTGAACCTGTGAACACCGACATACGGGGAACCCCAG GTTATTTGGATCCCGAGTATGTTATAACACAAGAGCTTACAGAGAAGAGCGATGTGTACAGTTATGGAGTTGTTCTGTTGGAGCTGATTACAGGAAGACGAGCAATACAAGATAACAAGAACTTAGTTGAGTGGTCACAAGTATATTTGGCTTCAGAATCATCAAGATTAACCGAGTTTGTTGACACATTCCTTGGTGATGCCTTCGACTTTGATCAACTCCAAACTTTAGTAGCAATTGTGAGATGGTGTACTCAAAGAGAAGGAAGGGCAAGGCCTTCGATTAAGCAGGTTCTGAGGCTTCTGTACGAAAGCTCGGACCCGTTGCACAGTGGATTTGTTGAAGCAGTGGAGGATGAAGAATGTGAAGAAACTGAAAGCCGGGGAAGAAAAAGCAGAGGCAAGAGTATGTTTTTCAGTGGAGATGGAAGGTGTTTAGCTTCTTCTTCAAGCACGTCTAGATCATATTGCAGTCGAAGCTTCCTCCTTGAAATGGGATCTCCTCAGTCACCTCACAATATCCCATCCTTATAG
- the LOC105169538 gene encoding bZIP transcription factor 23-like, with protein sequence MGSYMNFKNFGDTVQQPDGSAGKPAGNFPLVRQSSIYSLTFDELQNTLGGSGKDFGSMNMEDLLKSIWTAEESQAMVSSTGGGDGSASGGNLQRQGSLTLPWTLSQKTVDEVWRDVLKETIEAKDGSSGGQTNLGPRQPTLGEMTLEEFLFRAGVVREDNQPSGRPNGTGFYGGLPPSSGNNSGLTIGFQQPSRNNGVLGNPLAEQSNIVLNTPNLVNNINGVRTSQQQPQQPHSQLQPLFPKQTTVAFSSPTQLGSNAQLSSPGTKGQVVGMMNTIVQGGAVVMSGLNNGAAVAGGSPGNHLHSDAIVKTNTDTPSVSPSPFNFGESGRGRRSSSSLEKVVERRRRRMIKNRESAARSRARKQAYTLELEAEVAKLREMNQELRKKQEEFLEMQKNQILETMNKPWGGKRRCLRRTLTGPW encoded by the exons ATGGGGTCTTACATGAACTTCAAGAACTTTGGAGATACAGTGCAGCAACCAGATGGTAGTGCTGGGAAGCCAGCTGGTAATTTTCCATTGGTTCGACAGTCTTCCATATATTCGCTGACATTTGATGAGCTTCAAAACACCTTGGGTGGATCTGGAAAGGACTTTGGATCTATGAACATGGAGGACCTTTTAAAGAGCATTTGGACAGCTGAAGAGAGCCAAGCCATGGTATCTTCTACAGGTGGAGGAGATGGGAGTGCCTCAGGCGGAAATTTGCAGCGGCAGGGTTCTTTAACATTGCCGTGGACACTTAGCCAAAAAACTGTTGATGAAGTGTGGAGGGATGTCCTAAAAGAAACTATCGAAGCAAAAGATGGAAGTTCTGGTGGGCAGACAAATTTGGGGCCAAGGCAGCCGACTTTAGGTGAGATGACACTAGAGGAGTTTTTGTTCAGAGCTGGGGTGGTTAGAGAAGATAACCAACCTTCTGGAAGGCCAAATGGCACTGGTTTCTATGGTGGTTTGCCTCCATCAAGTGGTAACAACTCTGGTTTAACCATAGGATTTCAACAACCATCTCGGAACAATGGTGTGTTGGGAAATCCACTTGCAGAACAGAGCAATATTGTTCTTAATACACCTAACTTAGTAAATAACATAAATGGTGTAAGAACTTCCCAACAACAACCTCAGCAGCCTCATTCACAGCTGCAGCCTCTGTTTCCAAAGCAAACAACAGTAGCGTTTTCGTCCCCGACACAACTTGGAAGCAATGCGCAGCTGTCTAGCCCAGGAACCAAGGGTCAAGTGGTTGGAATGATGAACACTATAGTTCAAGGTGGAGCAGTTGTCATGAGTGGACTGAACAATGGAGCAGCAGTTGCAGGAGGATCTCCTGGGAATCATCTACATTCAGATGCTATTGTTAAAACTAATACAGACACACCATCAGTATCACCTTCACCTTTTAATTTTGGTGAAAGTGGACGAGGTAGGAGATCATCTAGTTCTTTGGAGAAAGTGGTGGAGAGAAGGCGGAGGAGAATGATTAAAAACAGAGAGTCTGCTGCCAGGTCACGTGCTAGAAAGCAG GCCTATACTCTGGAATTGGAAGCAGAAGTTGCAAAGCTCAGAGAAATGAACCAAGAGTTGCGGAAAAAGCAG GAAGAATTTTTGGAGATGCAGAAAAATCAG ATCTTGGAGACAATGAATAAGCCCTGGGGAGGTAAAAGAAGATGCTTGAGAAGGACGCTGACTGGACCTTGGTAG
- the LOC105169535 gene encoding uncharacterized protein LOC105169535, which yields MAAFCCSTALVSLSLPHPRDGLLLFTPLTRPQQKLRFGLSFRADRRLQARKSVRVSCLGDAKTALVTGKSWKKLVLDSDTPVLVEFYASWCGPCRMVHRVIDEIATEYSGRLKCFVLNADKDPQVTENYDIKAVPVVMLFKNGEKQDSVVGTMPKEFYMAAIERVLAS from the exons ATGGCTGCATTCTGTTGCTCTACTGCTCTCGTTTCACTCTCGCTCCCCCACCCTCGCGATGGACTGCTTTTATTTACTCCTCTGACTCGACCTCAGCAGAAGCTGCGATTCGGGCTCTCCTTTCGGGCTGATCGGAGACTCCAGGCCCGGAAATCCGTACGTGTCTCCTGCCTTGGTGATGccaaaa CTGCCCTGGTTACTGGCAAGTCATGGAAAAAACTGGTTTTAGACAGTGACACCCCCGTGCTCGTGGAATTTTATGCTAGCTGGTGTGGACCGTGCCGCATGGTTCATCGAGTAATTGACGAGATTGCAACTGAATACTCGGGGAGACTGAAATGCTTCGTACTCAATGCAGACAAAGACCCACAAGTCACTGAGAACTATGATATCAAGGCTGTGCCGGTGGTCATGCTGTTTAAAAATGGTGAGAAACAAGATTCTGTAGTCGGCACCATGCCTAAGGAGTTCTACATGGCTGCCATTGAAAGGGTTCTGGCTTCATAA
- the LOC105169537 gene encoding methylcrotonoyl-CoA carboxylase beta chain, mitochondrial — translation MLRNLARRISSSASSRSISQRCYPNFPAEPTRCLCTSVLPDTLDRSSESFARNSEAMESLISQLHSHIQQVMKGGGPEAVKRNRSRNKLLPRERIDRLIDPGSSFLELSQLAGHELYDDPLPSGGIITGIGPVHGNLCMFVANDPTVKGGTYYPITIKKHLRAQEIAAQCRLPCLYLVDSGGAFLPKQAEVFPDKENFGRIFYNQAVMSAEGIPQIALVLGSCTAGGAYIPAMADESVMVKANGTIFLAGPPLVKAATGEEVSAEDLGGASVHCRTSGVSDYFAQDELHALAIGRNIIKNLHMAGNMGGQHLRLSDFKEPLYDVAELRGIAPTDLKQSFDIRSVISRIVDGSEFDEFKKLYGTTLVTGFARIFGQPVGIIGNNGILFNESALKGAHFIELCAQRNIPLIFLQNITGFMVGSKSEANGIAKSGAKMVMAVSCAKVPKITVVVGGSFGAGNYAMCGRAYSPNFMFFWPNARISVMGGAQAAGVLAQIERANRKKAGIQWSKEDEEKFKAGVVEAYEQEGSAYYSTARLWDDGVIDPADTRKVLGLCIAASTKCKPESTKYGVFRM, via the exons ATGCTGAGAAACTTGGCTCGAAGAATTTCATCATCGGCTTCGAGCCGATCAATTTCCCAGCGGTGCTACCCTAACTTCCCGGCCGAACCGACCCGATGCTTATGTACTAGTGTCCTGCCCGACACACTCGACAGGAGCTCCGAGTCGTTTGCCCGTAACTCCGAAGCGATGGAAAGCCTAATTTCCCAACTTCACTCGCACATTCAGCAG GTGATGAAAGGAGGAGGGCCGGAGGCTGTGAAGAGGAACAGAAGTAGGAATAAGCTTCTTCCTAGAGAGAGAATCGATCGCTTGATTGATCCTGGTTCTTCATTCCTTGAGCTTTCTCAG CTTGCTGGCCATGAATTATATGATGATCCATTACCATCTGGTGGAATAATTACTGGCATTGGTCCAGTGCATGGGAACCTCTGTATGTTTGTCGCGAATGACCCCACTGTGAAGGGTGGAACATACTATCCCATCACCATCAAGAAACATCTTAGGGCACAAGAGATTGCTGCTCAATGCAGACTACCTTGTTTGTATCTTGTGGATAGTGGAGGTGCTTTCCTTCCGAAGCAGGCTGAGGTTTTTCCtgacaaagaaaattttggtagAATTTTCTACAATCAAGCTGTAATGTCTGCAGAAGGCATTCCCCAGATTGCATTGGTACTAGGTTCTTGCACAGCTGGTGGAGCTTATATTCCTGCTATGGCTGATGAAAGTGTGATGGTCAAAGCAAATGGTACCATATTTCTTGCTGGACCACCCCTTGTGAAG GCTGCTACAGGAGAGGAAGTTTCTGCAGAAGACTTGGGGGGTGCATCTGTGCATTGTAGGACATCAGGTGTTTCTGACTACTTCGCTCAAG ATGAATTGCATGCGCTTGCTATAGGcagaaacataataaaaaatctacaTATGGCTGGCAATATGGGTGGACAGCATCTTAGGCTGTCTGATTTCAAAGAACCTTTATATGATGTAGCCGAACTTCGTGGTATTGCACCAACCGATCTCAAGCAGTCATTTGACATCCGATCAGTTATTTCACGTATTGTTGATGGTagtgaatttgatgaattcaAGAAACTGTACGGCACT ACGCTTGTTACAGGCTTTGCAAGAATATTCGGTCAACCTGTTGGAATTATTGGGAACAATGGTATACTGTTCAATGAATCTGCTTTGAAAGGGGctcattttattgaattatgtGCTCAACGTAACATCCCATTGATCTTTCTTCAGAATATCACTGGATTTATG GTTGGCTCAAAATCCGAGGCAAATGGTATAGCAAAATCTGGAGCTAAAATGGTGATGGCAGTTTCTTGCGCAAAG GTTCCCAAAATTACGGTGGTTGTTGGTGGAAGCTTTGGAGCTGGAAACTATGCAATGTGTGGACGTGCATACAGCCCTAATTTCATGTTCTTTTGGCCAAATGCTAGAATATCTGTAATGGGTGGAGCTCAG GCTGCTGGTGTCCTGGCTCAGATAGAAAGGGCCAATAGGAAGAAGGCTGGAATCCAG TGGAGCAAGGAAGACGAGGAGAAGTTCAAGGCAGGAGTTGTGGAGGCATACGAACAAGAAGGCAGTGCATATTACTCCACAGCGAGGCTTTGGGATGATGGGGTCATCGATCCAGCAGATACAAGAAAAGTCCTAGGCCTCTGCATTGCTGCTTCTACGAAGTGCAAGCCTGAGAGTACCAAATATGGTGTCTTCAGAATGTAA
- the LOC105169534 gene encoding uncharacterized protein LOC105169534, with amino-acid sequence MSSSTTSVLALPSQYSEQGVDEMAVSSTNPSLPSPHQSHSSLQGPVAILWDIENCPVPSDVRPEDVAGNIRMALRVHPVIDGAVTMFSAYGDFNAFPRRLREGCQRTGVKLIDVPNGRKDAADKAILVDMFLFALDNPPPSSIMLISGDVDFAPALHILGQRGYIVILVIPSGVGVSSALSNAGRFVWDWPSVARGEGFVPPAKALLPPRSGPAEIAGLLMGCQVNDNLEGQNEEESIVYRGVSKSCYNTREYSMVSQSVSEYSSSSVLMLQNPTPSRSHSLPSGVNEVPTGNLASVNQKDLSWVQPGDLNGLKGQLVKLLELFGGSLPLTRLPAEYQKTYGRPLYVSEYGAFKLVNLLNKMADVIAVQGKGQRKVVCLRNSKSVGPPVIFPRKDKKGKGGKEDNIDTMAGAGSSDELSEEERLAMGENDDARGREKFYVNMIHHSQITDNNLKKFKYELQEILVSYSCRIFLGCFEAIYQQRYKRHLDYQSFGVSHLEELLQKVRDVVVLHEEPVSQRKFLVAAGE; translated from the coding sequence ATGTCAAGCTCAACTACATCTGTGCTGGCATTGCCATCACAGTACTCGGAACAGGGTGTGGATGAAATGGCAGTATCAAGCACAAATCCATCTCTACCTTCTCCGCATCAAAGTCACAGTTCCTTGCAAGGTCCAGTGGCGATTCTTTGGGACATTGAGAACTGTCCCGTGCCAAGTGATGTGCGCCCTGAGGATGTGGCTGGTAATATTAGGATGGCCTTGCGGGTACATCCTGTTATTGATGGAGCTGTCACTATGTTTTCGGCATATGGGGATTTTAATGCCTTCCCCAGACGACTAAGAGAAGGTTGCCAGAGAACTGGGGTCAAACTCATAGATGTCCCGAATGGGCGAAAGGATGCTGCTGACAAGGCAATCTTGGTTGACATGTTCCTTTTTGCTCTCGACAATCCTCCACCATCATCCATCATGCTGATCTCAGGGGATGTTGATTTTGCTCCTGCTCTCCATATTCTTGGTCAGCGTGGATACATTGTCATACTTGTTATTCCTTCTGGGGTCGGCGTCTCATCTGCTCTAAGTAATGCGGGCAGGTTTGTTTGGGATTGGCCTAGTGTTGCTCGTGGGGAAGGCTTTGTGCCCCCTGCTAAGGCATTATTGCCTCCTCGTAGTGGTCCAGCAGAAATTGCCGGGCTTTTGATGGGATGCCAGGTCAATGATAATTTAGAAGGTCAGAATGAAGAAGAATCGATAGTGTATAGAGGGGTCTCGAAAAGCTGTTACAATACCAGAGAATATTCAATGGTATCACAGTCTGTATCTGAATATAGTAGTAGTTCAGTATTGATGCTCCAAAATCCTACTCCTTCCAGATCACATAGCCTTCCGTCTGGTGTGAATGAAGTTCCAACAGGAAATCTTGCTTCTGTTAACCAGAAAGACTTGTCGTGGGTGCAACCAGGAGATCTAAATGGTTTGAAGGGCCAACTGGTAAAGTTGCTTGAATTATTTGGTGGCAGTTTGCCTCTAACCCGTCTTCCGGCAGAATACCAAAAAACTTATGGGCGGCCTCTGTATGTTTCTGAGTATGGGGCATTTAAGCTTGTAAATCTCCTCAACAAGATGGCTGATGTAATCGCTGTCCAGGGGAAAGGCCAAAGGAAAGTTGTATGCCTCCGCAACTCAAAATCAGTTGGCCCTCCGGTGATCTTCCCGAGGAAGGACAAGAAAGGGAAAGGAGGCAAGGAAGACAACATTGACACAATGGCTGGAGCTGGATCCTCAGATGAATTATCAGAAGAAGAAAGGTTGGCTATGGGGGAGAATGACGATGCGAGGGGAAGAGAgaaattttatgtgaatatgATACATCATTCTCAGATTACCGACAACAACCTCAAAAAGTTCAAATATGAGCTTCAAGAGATTCTAGTGAGCTACTCTTGTCGAATTTTTCTCGGTTGTTTTGAGGCAATATATCAGCAAAGATACAAAAGACACCTCGACTATCAGAGCTTTGGTGTGAGTCATCTGGAGGAGCTTCTACAAAAGGTGAGAGATGTGGTGGTGTTGCACGAGGAACCGGTAAGTCAAAGGAAGTTTCTGGTTGCTGCTGGGGAGTAG